A region from the Candidatus Marsarchaeota archaeon genome encodes:
- the sepF gene encoding cell division protein SepF — translation MGIFDRMGKGLGTSKELNVEDYMNSEEMENVDVLNEPADFYIKPVTLKSEDDIALIEAELSKKNIILLNVSEMSSRVNTLNGLVSTLKEYVGKIDGDIAQIDKEKIILAPSRVKIIKSKKPASKS, via the coding sequence ATGGGTATTTTTGACAGAATGGGCAAGGGCTTAGGCACATCAAAGGAGCTCAATGTTGAGGACTACATGAATTCCGAAGAGATGGAAAACGTTGACGTTTTAAACGAACCTGCTGACTTCTACATAAAGCCGGTTACGCTGAAAAGCGAAGATGACATAGCCTTGATAGAGGCAGAGCTGAGCAAGAAGAATATAATACTGCTTAACGTTTCCGAGATGTCAAGCAGGGTCAATACACTAAACGGCCTTGTCAGCACGCTCAAGGAGTACGTGGGCAAGATTGACGGGGACATAGCACAGATAGACAAGGAGAAAATCATACTTGCTCCATCAAGGGTAAAAATAATAAAGTCAAAGAAGCCTGCTTCGAAGTCTTGA
- a CDS encoding DUF488 family protein: protein MIYLKRVYDKVDIKDGTRILIDRLWPRGVRRSTSNIDLWLKDVAPSDELRKWFAHEKDKWPEFQRRYKEELRTNKALDKLIDIALSTEPITLLYASSDSSHNNAVVLYKVLQQRLEKIKKISATSKA from the coding sequence ATGATATACTTAAAACGCGTATATGACAAGGTGGACATAAAAGACGGCACACGAATACTAATAGATAGGCTGTGGCCAAGGGGCGTAAGGCGCAGCACTTCGAACATAGACCTGTGGCTGAAGGACGTTGCACCAAGCGACGAGCTTAGGAAATGGTTCGCCCACGAAAAGGACAAATGGCCGGAATTCCAGAGGCGCTATAAGGAGGAGCTGCGTACGAACAAAGCTCTTGACAAGCTCATAGACATAGCGCTGAGCACAGAGCCGATAACGCTGCTTTACGCTTCTAGCGACAGCAGCCACAACAATGCAGTTGTGCTGTACAAAGTGCTGCAGCAAAGGCTTGAGAAGATAAAGAAGATATCTGCAACTAGCAAGGCCTGA
- a CDS encoding CoA-binding protein translates to MVLQDEADKVAYEILSKYHVIAVVGCSRNEGKPSHDVPAYLQSVGYRIIPVNPSADEILGEKAYKSLLEIGFPVDVVDVFRPSPETVEIAKQAVAIKAKALWLQEGIFNDEAKKIAEDNGMLFIMNRCMMKEHYKLF, encoded by the coding sequence ATGGTATTGCAGGATGAAGCTGACAAGGTAGCTTATGAGATACTTTCGAAATACCATGTCATTGCTGTAGTGGGATGCTCGCGAAACGAGGGAAAGCCAAGCCATGACGTGCCTGCTTATCTCCAGAGCGTTGGTTATAGGATAATACCTGTCAATCCAAGCGCCGATGAGATATTGGGCGAGAAGGCATACAAAAGCCTTTTGGAGATAGGATTCCCTGTTGATGTGGTTGACGTGTTCAGGCCTTCGCCTGAAACTGTAGAAATAGCAAAGCAGGCGGTAGCGATAAAGGCTAAGGCCCTATGGCTCCAAGAGGGCATATTCAACGACGAAGCGAAAAAGATAGCTGAGGACAATGGCATGCTTTTCATAATGAACAGGTGCATGATGAAGGAGCATTATAAGCTATTCTGA
- a CDS encoding FAD-dependent oxidoreductase — MEDYDVVVCGGGPAGIGAAFSAANMGLKTAIIERHFMLGGNWTNGYVLSVLGMYTYDGENKIVGGIADEVVAELKKNGGTEGQAGNFVPFRPDEMKLTLDTLAKKKGITVYYGSLVKSTKKDGNRISSVYVSGKSNTEVKGKFFIDSTGDADIAFYSGAKIMSGMENSGIHQQATLPFRIGNINEERIILFAIEHQNFISVKVNEKGRLERFRVLPDFVKLAKEKYWLYLPYANAEFMFNTSKKGEFVCNATHVNIDDFTDGNQMAKAIEDAREQIISSIEFFTKEVSGFEDAYLIDSAPSIGLRETRRAVGEYVLKMDDVLNNARFEDAIARCGHPIEVHDPNKGVIYTHLKGGDGSFYDVPYRSIVVKGIDNLFAIGRCLSAEFYAQASARVTGTAMAMGQAAASAAKIAIDKELKAKDVPIKELQELLKKNGAIL, encoded by the coding sequence ATGGAGGATTATGATGTTGTAGTGTGCGGGGGAGGACCTGCAGGGATAGGTGCTGCCTTTAGCGCTGCAAATATGGGGCTCAAAACCGCGATAATAGAAAGGCATTTCATGCTCGGCGGCAACTGGACGAACGGTTATGTCCTTTCCGTTCTTGGCATGTATACATATGACGGCGAAAACAAGATAGTCGGAGGGATTGCCGACGAGGTCGTCGCAGAGCTTAAGAAAAATGGTGGCACGGAAGGGCAGGCAGGAAACTTCGTTCCGTTCAGGCCTGATGAAATGAAGCTCACGCTCGACACACTTGCGAAGAAGAAGGGCATAACCGTTTATTATGGCAGCTTGGTAAAGAGCACAAAGAAGGACGGAAATCGCATATCATCTGTATATGTTTCTGGAAAGAGCAATACCGAAGTCAAAGGGAAGTTTTTTATAGATTCGACTGGAGATGCAGACATAGCATTTTATTCTGGGGCAAAAATCATGTCTGGAATGGAAAACTCTGGAATACACCAGCAGGCAACGCTGCCGTTTAGGATAGGCAATATAAATGAGGAGAGGATAATCCTGTTCGCAATAGAACATCAAAATTTTATATCTGTTAAAGTTAACGAGAAAGGCAGGCTGGAACGCTTCAGGGTTCTTCCAGATTTCGTAAAGCTAGCAAAGGAAAAATATTGGCTTTACTTGCCTTATGCGAATGCCGAATTCATGTTCAATACGAGCAAAAAAGGCGAATTCGTATGCAACGCTACCCACGTCAACATAGATGATTTCACTGACGGCAACCAGATGGCGAAAGCCATAGAAGACGCACGAGAGCAGATCATCTCTTCGATTGAGTTCTTCACGAAGGAGGTCAGCGGATTCGAAGACGCTTACCTTATCGATTCTGCACCATCTATAGGTTTGAGGGAAACCAGAAGGGCAGTCGGAGAATACGTCCTTAAGATGGACGACGTGCTGAACAACGCCAGATTTGAAGACGCAATAGCCAGATGTGGGCACCCGATAGAAGTGCATGATCCGAACAAAGGCGTAATCTATACGCACCTTAAAGGAGGCGACGGCTCCTTTTATGATGTTCCGTATCGTTCTATAGTAGTAAAGGGCATAGACAATCTTTTTGCCATAGGTAGATGCCTTAGCGCGGAATTCTATGCTCAGGCGAGCGCAAGAGTCACAGGCACAGCAATGGCAATGGGACAGGCAGCTGCATCTGCTGCGAAGATAGCTATAGACAAGGAGCTCAAAGCCAAAGATGTTCCGATAAAGGAGCTGCAGGAGCTGCTTAAAAAGAACGGCGCCATACTTTAA
- a CDS encoding MFS transporter: MGNWSKLAPYWFLLFTIGFGWFILSPLVPVLGKVFGVNLTSIILLISAYGYTMVVLGLLAGYVSAKFTVKAALYSAAIISVIGLIGRAISPNYVAFLITGIIAAIAYPLAMAPVGTVADSIFKDKAHTVIGISVGMLFLGMAFGAFLGPGIFGAFGLSGALWTTVVLAIIAAIWIAVGIKGYPTFYKGKSLKGSFKPGMIKNWYVGLSISAISVMFGGIASTVLLLHKFSVASALSYGGLMGGLAFLGSALGAIILPPLFEKYRQFRLGLVSTGVLMFVATLLMVLGLSYTSAIAAIAAGFFLFGFFGNAYWSMAMTSTTNYVSDPAQAGFATSMYSVFTNLGVAFVPVILGGYFGSFSTMAIGVTAVLVLEFISMILSPMLLVRKAATKASSAARRLKKKG; the protein is encoded by the coding sequence ATGGGAAATTGGTCTAAACTGGCTCCATATTGGTTTCTATTGTTTACAATAGGATTCGGATGGTTTATACTTTCTCCGTTGGTTCCCGTATTGGGCAAAGTTTTTGGAGTAAACCTGACATCAATAATACTTCTAATATCGGCATATGGATATACTATGGTTGTCCTTGGTCTGCTTGCCGGATACGTATCGGCAAAATTCACAGTTAAAGCAGCACTGTATTCTGCAGCCATAATATCCGTAATAGGACTCATAGGAAGAGCAATATCTCCTAACTATGTCGCATTCCTAATAACTGGAATAATCGCTGCAATAGCATATCCGCTTGCAATGGCACCTGTTGGCACGGTTGCAGATTCTATATTCAAGGACAAGGCGCACACTGTGATAGGAATAAGCGTCGGAATGCTGTTTCTCGGAATGGCATTTGGTGCATTCCTAGGCCCTGGCATATTCGGGGCATTCGGATTGTCCGGTGCGCTGTGGACTACAGTAGTCCTGGCCATAATAGCTGCCATATGGATAGCAGTAGGAATAAAGGGATATCCCACATTCTACAAGGGCAAATCGCTTAAAGGCTCGTTCAAGCCTGGAATGATAAAGAACTGGTACGTAGGCCTCTCCATATCTGCTATATCTGTTATGTTCGGAGGCATAGCCTCTACGGTGCTGCTACTTCACAAGTTCAGCGTTGCAAGCGCACTGTCGTATGGCGGGCTCATGGGAGGTCTCGCATTCCTCGGCTCGGCTCTAGGCGCAATAATACTGCCGCCGCTGTTCGAGAAATACAGGCAGTTTAGGCTTGGCTTGGTATCTACCGGCGTGCTGATGTTCGTGGCAACATTGCTCATGGTGCTAGGGCTTTCGTACACAAGCGCCATAGCCGCAATAGCTGCAGGGTTCTTCCTGTTCGGCTTCTTCGGAAACGCCTATTGGTCAATGGCAATGACATCGACAACAAACTATGTATCAGATCCTGCACAGGCAGGGTTTGCTACATCGATGTACAGCGTCTTTACGAACCTCGGCGTGGCTTTCGTTCCGGTAATACTGGGCGGATACTTCGGCAGCTTTTCCACCATGGCAATTGGTGTGACTGCGGTGCTTGTGCTGGAGTTCATATCTATGATCTTGTCACCTATGCTGCTGGTCCGCAAGGCTGCAACAAAGGCAAGCTCTGCAGCACGAAGATTAAAGAAAAAAGGCTGA
- a CDS encoding DNA-directed RNA polymerase, translating into MYYRYSVKDTFKMPPEYFDKDIETVAEDMLQRKYEGAIDKDMGVIIAITNVRNISDGIIYPGDPTTHHEVEFDVLTYMPKVDEVVVGEVTELIDFGAFVRIGPLEGLVHVSQITDEFISLDKKIPALVAKKSGLTLKKGDIIYARISTVSMKNSVKDSKIALTMKSEGLGKPEWIAMLSSKNKKKSAPRGKNKR; encoded by the coding sequence ATGTACTATAGGTATTCAGTAAAAGACACGTTTAAAATGCCTCCAGAATATTTCGACAAGGATATAGAGACTGTTGCAGAAGACATGCTGCAAAGGAAGTATGAAGGCGCAATAGACAAGGACATGGGCGTGATAATAGCGATAACAAACGTCAGGAACATAAGCGACGGCATCATATATCCTGGAGACCCTACAACGCACCATGAGGTGGAGTTCGACGTGCTTACCTACATGCCTAAGGTCGATGAGGTAGTCGTGGGCGAGGTAACCGAACTTATAGATTTCGGCGCTTTCGTGCGCATAGGCCCATTGGAAGGTCTGGTGCATGTGTCACAAATAACAGATGAATTCATATCGCTTGACAAAAAGATACCTGCGCTTGTTGCGAAGAAGAGCGGGCTTACGCTGAAGAAGGGCGATATCATATATGCAAGGATATCTACAGTTAGCATGAAGAACTCGGTAAAGGATTCAAAGATAGCCCTCACGATGAAAAGCGAAGGCCTCGGCAAGCCGGAATGGATTGCAATGCTCTCAAGCAAGAACAAAAAGAAGTCAGCCCCAAGGGGCAAAAATAAGCGATAG
- a CDS encoding DNA-directed RNA polymerase subunit E'', with product MEGLVCKKCRLLISNGSKCPICGSTDLTRKWSGYLIVLNADMSEVANELGIKINSTFALNIRD from the coding sequence ATGGAAGGTTTGGTATGCAAGAAATGCAGGCTATTGATAAGCAACGGCAGCAAATGCCCAATCTGCGGCTCTACGGATCTTACAAGGAAATGGAGCGGCTATCTGATAGTGCTAAACGCTGACATGTCAGAAGTTGCAAACGAGCTTGGCATAAAGATAAACAGCACCTTTGCGCTAAATATAAGGGACTGA
- a CDS encoding FKBP-type peptidyl-prolyl cis-trans isomerase, protein MAFKDGDFLEIEYTAWDAVNGNVLATTDEKVAKDADIYSKDAKYGPVLVVIGSNAVVKGLESELRTMNTGEKKEFTLEPKDAFGERIEDLVKVMPIAQFRAQKIDPRPGMRLNIDNVAATVVSVGSGRVVVDANHPDAGKRIKYQVKVVSKLGTETEMIEALGKTYDVLPTKIAVNGNEAEIFYDGSVKKDADYFVNRASLIAAVFTYVKQLGKVYVREEYNKSEGNEKRQEE, encoded by the coding sequence ATGGCTTTCAAAGATGGAGATTTTCTAGAAATAGAGTATACTGCTTGGGATGCCGTCAACGGCAACGTTCTTGCCACAACTGACGAGAAGGTCGCAAAAGATGCGGACATATACAGCAAGGATGCAAAATACGGCCCTGTGCTTGTAGTTATTGGCTCGAATGCAGTAGTCAAGGGGCTTGAATCCGAGCTCAGGACCATGAATACTGGGGAAAAGAAGGAGTTTACGCTTGAGCCAAAGGATGCGTTTGGCGAAAGGATCGAGGACCTTGTGAAGGTGATGCCAATCGCGCAGTTCAGGGCGCAGAAAATAGACCCGCGCCCAGGCATGAGGCTCAACATAGACAATGTTGCTGCCACAGTAGTGAGCGTCGGGTCTGGAAGGGTGGTAGTGGATGCTAACCACCCGGATGCCGGGAAAAGGATAAAGTACCAGGTCAAAGTGGTAAGCAAGCTGGGCACTGAAACGGAGATGATAGAGGCTCTCGGCAAAACCTACGACGTACTGCCAACGAAGATAGCCGTAAACGGCAATGAAGCTGAAATCTTTTATGACGGGTCGGTAAAGAAAGATGCTGATTACTTCGTGAACAGGGCAAGCCTGATCGCAGCGGTATTCACCTACGTAAAGCAGCTTGGCAAGGTATACGTAAGGGAGGAGTACAACAAAAGCGAAGGCAATGAAAAGCGGCAGGAAGAATAA
- the gltX gene encoding glutamate--tRNA ligase, with protein sequence MMNDSLKAAIRKYALKNAMDYGKASVPSVLNKVMVQAKEAGIPVSELKAYVESTVAEINSMGASEIESEYAAYKAEFDIRDAEKHEKSSKPKMELPGAEIGNFATRFPPEPNGYLHIGHAKPLFLEDAFRTIYKGKLFLYFDDTNPKNESQEYVDAIKFDLDWLGVKFDKEYYASDNIEKIYGFGRQLIKDSGAYACSCSEDKIKELRFKGIECEHRSRPPEESLDIFDKLVSGSYEEDKIAIRFKGDMKAANTTLRDPTIFRVVKARHYRQGDKYSLWPTYSFNTPINDSINGVTDAIRSKEYELANDLYYMVLNALHLRLPRVHLEARLNIEGNVTSKRKIVKFMREGLLSGFDDPRLVTIAALRRRGVVPEAIKNFVLRTGMSKVDSTFKLSMLLDESKRAIDPVAKRLFFVPDPVALQIEAFQAKASIPLHPTSKIGSRDYEVKGTVYISKADASKYKGSSIRLKGLGVFRISGSDPYRAVPESEKSAYVNTIQWIPGSNAVKCKILIPHDPMDGDEFRKDSLEYAYGLAEDYVRSLEVHETVQFERFGFCTLDRIDPTEFIFLTK encoded by the coding sequence ATGATGAATGACAGCTTGAAGGCTGCCATAAGGAAGTACGCTTTGAAAAATGCTATGGACTATGGCAAGGCTTCAGTTCCCAGCGTCCTCAACAAAGTGATGGTGCAGGCCAAAGAGGCCGGAATTCCTGTAAGCGAGCTCAAGGCATATGTAGAAAGCACTGTAGCTGAAATAAACTCTATGGGCGCTTCCGAAATCGAATCAGAGTATGCAGCATACAAGGCGGAATTCGACATAAGGGATGCGGAGAAGCATGAAAAAAGCTCCAAGCCTAAGATGGAGCTCCCCGGCGCAGAGATCGGCAATTTTGCCACAAGGTTCCCGCCAGAGCCAAACGGGTACCTGCACATAGGCCATGCAAAACCGCTGTTTCTGGAGGACGCCTTCCGAACCATTTACAAAGGGAAACTATTCCTTTATTTCGATGACACGAACCCAAAGAACGAAAGCCAAGAATACGTCGATGCGATAAAATTCGATCTTGACTGGCTTGGCGTAAAGTTCGACAAAGAGTATTACGCAAGCGACAATATAGAGAAGATATACGGTTTTGGCAGGCAGCTCATAAAGGATTCTGGCGCATATGCGTGCTCATGCTCCGAAGACAAGATAAAGGAACTGCGCTTTAAGGGCATAGAATGTGAGCATAGGTCCAGGCCTCCAGAGGAATCGCTTGATATATTTGACAAGCTGGTATCAGGATCTTATGAAGAAGACAAAATCGCCATAAGGTTCAAAGGGGACATGAAAGCGGCCAATACGACTTTGCGGGACCCTACGATTTTCAGGGTGGTCAAAGCAAGGCATTACAGGCAGGGCGACAAATATTCGCTATGGCCTACATACTCATTCAACACGCCGATAAACGACTCTATAAACGGCGTTACGGACGCGATAAGGAGCAAGGAGTATGAGCTTGCCAATGACTTATACTACATGGTATTAAATGCGCTGCATTTGAGGCTACCTAGAGTGCACCTTGAAGCACGGCTAAATATAGAGGGCAACGTGACTTCGAAAAGAAAGATAGTAAAGTTCATGCGCGAGGGCCTGCTGTCAGGCTTTGACGATCCCAGGCTCGTAACAATAGCAGCATTGCGCAGGCGTGGCGTGGTCCCAGAAGCCATAAAGAATTTTGTCCTGCGTACAGGCATGAGCAAGGTTGACAGCACATTCAAGCTTTCAATGCTCCTGGATGAAAGCAAGCGTGCAATTGATCCGGTTGCAAAGAGATTGTTCTTTGTCCCAGACCCTGTGGCGCTGCAAATAGAGGCTTTCCAGGCCAAGGCGAGCATACCGCTGCATCCTACTTCAAAAATCGGAAGCAGGGATTACGAGGTAAAAGGCACAGTATACATATCAAAGGCAGACGCATCAAAATACAAAGGTTCTAGCATAAGGCTAAAGGGCCTGGGTGTGTTCCGCATAAGCGGCTCTGACCCTTACAGGGCAGTGCCCGAAAGCGAGAAATCGGCATACGTCAACACAATACAGTGGATACCTGGAAGCAATGCAGTCAAATGCAAGATATTAATACCGCATGACCCAATGGATGGGGATGAATTCAGGAAAGATAGCTTGGAGTATGCCTATGGACTTGCAGAAGACTATGTCAGGAGCCTCGAAGTGCACGAAACCGTGCAGTTCGAAAGGTTCGGCTTTTGCACGCTTGACCGGATCGATCCGACGGAATTCATATTCCTGACCAAATAG
- a CDS encoding fibrillarin-like rRNA/tRNA 2'-O-methyltransferase, which produces MEVKKLFDGVYSLDGKLATINLVKGFKSYSEELYSKDGVEYRLWNPYRSKLSAALMNGMSNMRIKLGASVLYLGAATGTTASHVSDIVSNEGEVYCVELSDRNMRKLVAVCEKRKNMLPILADARFTDAYARFVKDCDVVYQDVSSKEQAEILLSNSRFLKSGGFAYLAIKSQSIDISRSPEQIYQEVLEKLSGTFKVVEKVKLEPYDQLHLFVVLEKLQ; this is translated from the coding sequence ATGGAAGTAAAAAAACTGTTTGACGGGGTTTATTCGCTTGATGGCAAGCTTGCTACGATAAATCTTGTTAAGGGATTCAAGTCCTATAGCGAGGAGCTTTATAGCAAGGACGGCGTTGAGTACAGGCTTTGGAACCCGTACAGGAGCAAGCTTTCGGCTGCGCTTATGAATGGCATGAGCAATATGCGCATAAAGCTGGGCGCATCGGTGCTCTACCTTGGGGCTGCAACAGGCACTACGGCAAGCCACGTAAGCGATATCGTGTCTAATGAAGGAGAAGTCTACTGCGTGGAGCTTTCAGATCGCAATATGAGGAAGCTTGTCGCAGTTTGCGAAAAGAGGAAGAATATGCTGCCCATACTTGCAGACGCAAGATTCACAGATGCGTATGCGCGCTTCGTAAAGGACTGCGACGTAGTGTACCAGGACGTATCCTCAAAGGAGCAGGCTGAGATACTGCTTTCAAACTCCAGATTCCTGAAGAGCGGCGGCTTTGCCTATCTTGCTATAAAGTCCCAGAGCATAGACATTTCAAGAAGCCCTGAGCAAATATATCAGGAAGTGCTTGAAAAGCTTTCAGGCACTTTCAAGGTGGTAGAAAAAGTGAAGCTGGAGCCTTATGACCAGTTGCACCTTTTCGTAGTGCTAGAAAAATTGCAATAG
- a CDS encoding ATP-binding protein: MVENIVITKLLYDLIPIAMSQLDEPAAEKAFSKSITEIFGIDEVRIRRSEEKLTGVDSLDGYVLNTKKAYVDNQLSEYSEFPRLIDYKNAGYSSCAVLPISAPGKSIGVLELLSKTENRFSEEMISTIAIGAAFIGLALNAKAEARMSKSLASYFDSAFSSPGPKLLVNSSGAIIKANKSAIAMFSINQSRQPDISSLGLKMEELSAAPDAKPLRKRIIAGGSQKLFEIYTSKASQNSIHLAFEEITDSERNSGIGAAIALSKSVAAMSLDDNMVVVDGVGSDSSNAQIIDSLKGRSIAEALQPAISEKLISELKSHGRAMLPATLAYNGQNNPVYLSIAKYGLGYICIITSAALEESVRRLSENIKDFINATSDIMLVIDDAGIITDANLPAEQFLGYKKEELFGKAIRTLYSEYEILDRDLSYVKGGGRVDGSYVNLIKKGGDLLPVSYSLRLMSDGYSYNYAILMKELQTKRALEDLESIARTQEGLAKNFRTVSDLKSQFIYNIAHELKTPLTNIKGFAKLMYDGEFGQLNDDQKEYLKTILDESERLMLIITQVLDAAKLDANKVKLDLKEVDLKELYNNPSVKALEESARNKGLAFEWNVAYDTPLITADPNRLIQVFVNLIGNAIKFTENGGITVKISKSSKRSVMCEVIDTGIGISDDDKRKIFKKFYQASKKGLVKQDGSGTGLGLAITKEIVDLHKGKIRFDSVLGKGSRFWFTLPINQSQRQKKRE, translated from the coding sequence ATGGTTGAAAACATCGTCATAACCAAGCTTCTTTACGACCTTATACCTATAGCCATGTCGCAGCTTGACGAGCCCGCAGCTGAAAAGGCTTTCTCAAAGAGCATAACCGAAATATTCGGCATAGATGAAGTCAGGATCAGGCGTTCAGAAGAAAAGCTGACGGGGGTAGACAGCCTTGACGGATACGTCTTAAATACAAAAAAGGCTTATGTGGACAACCAGCTTAGCGAATATTCAGAGTTTCCAAGGCTTATAGACTACAAAAACGCAGGCTATTCTAGCTGTGCAGTCCTGCCCATATCGGCTCCGGGAAAAAGCATAGGCGTGCTTGAGCTTTTGTCCAAAACGGAAAACAGGTTCAGCGAAGAAATGATCAGTACCATCGCCATAGGCGCGGCATTCATAGGGCTGGCATTGAATGCCAAGGCCGAAGCGCGCATGAGCAAAAGTTTGGCATCATACTTCGACTCTGCGTTCAGCTCCCCTGGGCCTAAGCTTCTTGTCAACTCCAGCGGAGCCATAATAAAAGCAAACAAAAGCGCGATAGCGATGTTTTCGATAAACCAGTCGAGGCAGCCTGACATAAGCTCCCTCGGCCTGAAGATGGAAGAGCTTTCTGCAGCGCCTGATGCGAAGCCGCTGAGGAAGCGCATCATAGCAGGAGGCTCACAAAAGCTATTCGAAATTTACACTTCAAAAGCAAGCCAGAATTCCATACACCTGGCATTTGAGGAAATAACAGACTCAGAGCGCAACAGCGGCATCGGAGCAGCAATAGCCCTGTCAAAGAGCGTAGCTGCAATGAGCCTTGACGATAACATGGTTGTAGTAGACGGCGTAGGCTCCGACTCTTCAAACGCCCAGATAATAGATTCGCTGAAAGGCAGGAGCATAGCCGAAGCGCTGCAGCCTGCCATATCAGAAAAGCTCATTTCAGAGCTTAAGTCGCATGGCAGGGCAATGCTTCCTGCAACATTGGCCTACAATGGCCAAAACAACCCTGTATATTTGTCTATTGCGAAGTATGGCCTCGGCTACATATGCATAATAACCAGTGCAGCGCTTGAGGAATCAGTGCGCAGGCTGTCAGAAAATATCAAGGATTTCATAAATGCAACATCAGACATCATGCTTGTCATAGACGATGCAGGAATAATAACCGATGCGAATCTTCCGGCAGAGCAGTTCCTTGGATACAAAAAGGAGGAGCTTTTTGGAAAGGCCATACGTACACTCTACTCCGAATACGAAATTCTCGACAGGGACCTCTCATACGTCAAAGGTGGCGGCAGGGTGGACGGAAGCTACGTTAACCTGATAAAAAAGGGCGGCGACCTGCTGCCGGTTTCATATTCGCTGCGCTTGATGTCTGACGGCTATTCGTACAACTACGCGATATTGATGAAGGAACTCCAGACGAAGCGCGCGCTAGAAGACCTGGAATCCATTGCAAGGACCCAGGAGGGCTTGGCCAAGAACTTCAGGACTGTGAGCGATCTCAAATCCCAGTTCATATACAACATAGCCCACGAGCTTAAGACGCCCCTGACAAACATAAAGGGCTTTGCGAAGCTGATGTATGATGGGGAATTCGGCCAGCTGAACGACGACCAGAAGGAATATCTGAAGACGATACTTGATGAAAGCGAAAGGCTTATGCTCATAATAACGCAGGTGCTTGACGCTGCGAAACTCGATGCCAATAAGGTAAAGCTCGACCTTAAGGAAGTTGACCTAAAAGAGCTTTACAACAACCCTAGCGTGAAGGCTCTCGAGGAATCTGCAAGGAACAAGGGGCTTGCGTTTGAATGGAACGTCGCATATGATACGCCGCTGATAACTGCAGACCCGAACAGGCTGATACAGGTATTTGTGAACCTTATAGGCAACGCGATAAAGTTTACTGAAAACGGCGGCATTACTGTCAAGATATCCAAATCAAGCAAGCGCAGCGTAATGTGCGAAGTGATTGATACCGGGATAGGCATAAGCGACGATGACAAAAGGAAGATATTCAAAAAATTTTACCAGGCTTCGAAAAAGGGCCTGGTGAAGCAGGACGGCAGCGGGACCGGGCTCGGCCTTGCCATAACAAAAGAGATAGTTGATTTGCACAAGGGCAAAATAAGATTCGATTCCGTGCTGGGCAAAGGCAGCAGATTCTGGTTCACCCTGCCAATAAACCAAAGCCAGAGGCAGAAAAAACGTGAATGA